Proteins from one Brevibacillus humidisoli genomic window:
- the purC gene encoding phosphoribosylaminoimidazolesuccinocarboxamide synthase, with protein sequence MEKQEQLYEGKAKKVFRTSDPEVYWVSYKDDATAFNGEKKGTIVGKGELNNRISAIFFSLLKERGVDNHFVKLLSATEQLVRRVEIIPLEVVIRNIAAGSLAKRLGLEEGTVLPQPVVEFYYKDDALGDPLINDSHIQVLGIADDSTVQTMERIGLRVNEILQAFLRERKVILVDFKLEFGRAADGSVLLADEISPDTCRFWDEETREKLDKDRFRRDLGDVEQAYQEMLRRIGGDFDV encoded by the coding sequence GTGGAAAAACAAGAACAACTGTATGAAGGGAAGGCGAAAAAGGTCTTTCGCACTTCTGATCCTGAGGTATACTGGGTATCATACAAAGATGATGCAACCGCGTTTAATGGCGAAAAAAAAGGAACGATCGTGGGCAAAGGCGAGCTGAACAATCGGATCAGCGCGATCTTTTTTTCGCTGCTGAAAGAGCGAGGCGTGGACAATCACTTCGTCAAACTGCTTTCTGCCACAGAACAGCTGGTTCGGCGGGTGGAGATTATTCCGTTGGAAGTGGTGATCCGCAACATCGCAGCAGGTTCCCTCGCCAAGCGCTTGGGGTTGGAGGAAGGCACGGTTCTCCCTCAGCCTGTCGTGGAGTTTTACTATAAAGATGATGCACTGGGCGATCCGCTGATCAACGATTCGCACATACAGGTGCTGGGGATCGCCGATGATTCGACCGTACAGACGATGGAGAGAATCGGCCTTAGAGTAAATGAGATTTTGCAGGCATTTCTCAGAGAGCGCAAGGTGATCCTGGTCGATTTCAAGCTGGAATTCGGACGTGCTGCTGACGGCAGCGTGCTCTTGGCTGACGAGATTTCGCCCGACACGTGCCGCTTCTGGGATGAGGAGACGCGCGAGAAGCTGGACAAAGACCGCTTTCGCCGTGATTTGGGAGATGTGGAGCAGGCGTATCAGGAAATGCTGCGCCGGATAGGAGGAGATTTTGATGTGTAA
- the purH gene encoding bifunctional phosphoribosylaminoimidazolecarboxamide formyltransferase/IMP cyclohydrolase, with translation MNTKKALISVSDKTNIVPFARRLDELGVEIISTGGSAKLLKEAGIDVTGISEVTGFPEILDGRVKTLHPTIHSGLLAVRDNPEHQRQLDELSIAPIDFVIVNLYPFKQTVAKPDVTFEDAIENIDIGGPTMLRAAAKNHAHVTVIVDAADYDTVLAELQAQGSTSLETRRRLAAKVFRHTAAYDALIAGYLSEQMGEPLAENHTVTYEKVQDLRYGENPHQRAAFYREPLAAAGTIATAEQLHGKELSYNNINDADAALAIVREFSQPAVVAVKHTNPCGVGIGATISEAYRKAYQADPVSIFGGIIAANRVIDRETALQLKETFLEIVLAPDFSEEARAILQEKKNLRLLRLGEFGSQAAANGRAALRVAPVAGGLLVQEYDLHQLQETDMTVVTERKPTEEELAQLAFAWRVVKHVKSNAIVLARENMTIGVGAGQMNRVGAARIAIEQAGEKAAGAVLASDAFFPMPDTVEEAARAGVTAIIQPGGSVRDQDSIEACNRHGIAMVFTGVRHFKH, from the coding sequence GTGAACACGAAAAAAGCGCTGATCAGCGTTTCTGACAAAACCAACATTGTCCCATTTGCCCGCAGACTCGACGAATTGGGTGTGGAGATCATTTCCACTGGGGGAAGTGCCAAACTGTTGAAGGAAGCAGGGATTGATGTAACCGGCATCTCTGAGGTGACAGGGTTTCCAGAAATTCTCGATGGTCGTGTCAAAACACTGCACCCGACGATCCACAGCGGACTGCTGGCCGTACGGGACAATCCGGAGCATCAGCGTCAGTTGGACGAGCTTTCCATTGCCCCTATTGATTTCGTGATCGTGAACCTCTATCCTTTTAAGCAGACAGTGGCAAAGCCAGATGTGACATTTGAGGATGCGATTGAAAACATTGATATCGGTGGACCGACGATGCTGCGTGCGGCTGCGAAAAACCATGCCCACGTCACGGTGATTGTCGATGCTGCCGATTATGACACGGTCCTTGCCGAACTTCAGGCACAGGGGAGCACCTCGCTTGAGACACGTCGTCGTCTCGCGGCCAAAGTATTCCGGCACACTGCCGCCTACGATGCGCTGATTGCAGGGTACCTGAGTGAGCAGATGGGCGAGCCGCTCGCCGAGAACCATACGGTTACCTATGAAAAAGTGCAGGATCTCCGTTACGGGGAAAACCCGCACCAACGGGCTGCCTTTTATCGGGAACCGCTGGCTGCCGCCGGTACGATCGCAACGGCTGAGCAGCTTCATGGAAAAGAACTCTCTTATAACAACATCAACGATGCGGACGCAGCGCTGGCGATCGTGCGCGAATTCAGCCAACCGGCAGTCGTTGCCGTGAAGCATACCAATCCGTGTGGTGTTGGAATTGGAGCGACGATCAGCGAAGCGTACCGGAAGGCCTATCAGGCTGATCCGGTCTCGATCTTTGGCGGCATTATCGCTGCCAACCGGGTGATCGACCGCGAGACCGCACTACAGTTGAAGGAGACGTTTCTGGAGATCGTGCTCGCTCCCGATTTTAGTGAGGAAGCGCGAGCGATTCTGCAGGAGAAGAAAAATCTGCGCCTGCTGCGTCTCGGAGAGTTTGGCAGTCAAGCAGCAGCAAACGGACGTGCTGCCCTGCGGGTTGCTCCAGTGGCTGGCGGCTTGTTGGTGCAGGAGTACGATCTGCATCAACTCCAGGAGACCGATATGACAGTAGTGACCGAGCGGAAGCCGACGGAGGAGGAGCTGGCGCAGCTGGCCTTTGCCTGGAGGGTTGTGAAGCACGTCAAGTCAAATGCGATCGTGTTGGCTCGGGAGAACATGACCATCGGCGTAGGAGCAGGTCAGATGAACCGGGTGGGAGCGGCCCGGATTGCGATTGAGCAGGCCGGAGAAAAAGCGGCAGGGGCCGTACTCGCTTCCGATGCCTTCTTTCCCATGCCGGATACGGTGGAAGAGGCGGCGAGGGCAGGTGTGACCGCGATCATTCAGCCTGGTGGTTCGGTTCGTGATCAGGATTCGATTGAGGCCTGCAACCGCCACGGTATCGCGATGGTATTTACCGGTGTGCGCCATTTCAAGCATTAA
- the purN gene encoding phosphoribosylglycinamide formyltransferase → MMRLAVFASGSGSNFEAIVEATRDGRLSGAEVALVVCDKPGAYVLERAARLGIDSFVFNPKEYPEKAAFEQEIVQELHRRDVSFVVLAGYMRLVGPVLLSAYEGKMINLHPSLLPAFMGKDAIGQAFSYGVKITGVTVHFVDAGLDTGPIIAQEAVPVAPADTLETLTARIHGVEHQLLVEAIQDVVAGRLHLEGRIVKRQA, encoded by the coding sequence GTGATGCGGCTGGCCGTATTTGCTTCCGGCTCCGGCAGCAATTTTGAGGCGATTGTGGAGGCGACGCGCGACGGGCGGCTCTCCGGTGCGGAGGTTGCGCTGGTTGTGTGCGATAAACCAGGTGCCTACGTGTTGGAGCGGGCCGCCCGCTTGGGTATCGATAGTTTTGTGTTCAACCCCAAGGAATATCCCGAAAAGGCGGCGTTTGAGCAGGAGATTGTGCAAGAGCTGCATCGTCGTGACGTCTCCTTCGTCGTGCTGGCTGGCTATATGCGGCTGGTCGGCCCCGTCCTGTTGTCTGCCTACGAGGGCAAGATGATCAATCTGCATCCGTCGCTGCTGCCTGCTTTTATGGGCAAGGACGCGATCGGGCAGGCTTTTTCGTATGGGGTGAAGATTACCGGGGTGACCGTTCATTTTGTTGACGCCGGACTGGATACCGGACCGATTATCGCACAAGAGGCCGTTCCGGTTGCGCCAGCCGATACGCTGGAGACGCTGACGGCGCGTATTCACGGTGTGGAGCATCAGTTGCTGGTAGAGGCGATCCAGGACGTTGTAGCAGGTCGGCTGCATCTGGAGGGGCGGATTGTCAAACGGCAAGCGTAG
- the purF gene encoding amidophosphoribosyltransferase — protein MFDRLIWDKLNEECGVFGIYNHPEASQLTYMGLHALQHRGQESAGMCASDGEKWYKHRGMGLVSEAFGKGDLEKFRGHIAIGHTRYTTAGSSKIENAQPLFFRYAQGSMAVAHNGNLVNASKLRKQLEQQGSIFQTSSDTEVIAHLIARAKSKDLPGAVHEALQQIKGAYALLVMNERQLIIALDPNGLRPLSLGRLGEAICVASETCAFDIVGAQYWRDVQPGEMIVIDEQGIQTSLFAEKTERAICTFEYIYFARPDSDIDGINVHMARKRLGKQLAQESPVQADVVTGVPDSSISAAIGFAEATGIPYELGLIKNRYVGRTFIQPTQELRERGVHLKLSAVRKVVEGKRVVMIDDSIVRGTTSGRIVKMLREAGATEVHVRISSPPVMNPCFYGIDTSTRDELIAGTKSVEEIRRFICADSLSFLSVEGMLEAIGRTDTAANRGHCLACFTGNYPTETEYEEALPAEKC, from the coding sequence ATGTTTGATCGGCTAATCTGGGACAAGTTAAATGAAGAGTGCGGTGTGTTTGGCATCTACAATCATCCCGAGGCGTCGCAGCTCACCTACATGGGTCTGCACGCCTTGCAGCACCGCGGCCAGGAGAGTGCAGGGATGTGCGCCTCCGATGGCGAGAAATGGTATAAACATCGCGGGATGGGACTGGTCAGCGAAGCGTTTGGCAAGGGCGATCTGGAAAAGTTTCGCGGACATATCGCGATCGGACACACCCGCTACACGACGGCCGGTTCCAGCAAAATCGAAAACGCTCAGCCGCTGTTTTTCCGCTATGCACAGGGGAGTATGGCTGTTGCTCACAACGGGAATCTGGTCAACGCTTCAAAGCTGCGCAAACAGTTGGAACAACAGGGCTCCATTTTTCAAACATCCAGTGATACCGAGGTAATCGCCCACCTGATCGCCCGCGCCAAAAGCAAAGACCTGCCCGGGGCGGTACACGAAGCGCTGCAGCAGATCAAAGGTGCGTACGCACTGCTGGTGATGAACGAACGGCAATTGATCATCGCGCTCGATCCCAACGGGCTTCGTCCGCTCTCTCTGGGACGCTTGGGCGAAGCGATCTGTGTCGCTTCGGAGACCTGCGCCTTTGACATCGTCGGTGCCCAGTACTGGCGGGACGTGCAGCCTGGCGAGATGATCGTGATTGACGAGCAAGGCATCCAGACCAGCCTGTTTGCCGAGAAGACAGAGCGTGCGATCTGCACGTTTGAATATATCTACTTCGCCCGGCCGGACAGCGATATCGACGGGATCAACGTGCACATGGCCCGCAAGCGTTTAGGCAAACAGCTTGCGCAAGAATCGCCGGTACAAGCCGACGTCGTGACCGGTGTGCCCGACTCCAGCATCTCTGCGGCGATCGGTTTTGCCGAAGCTACCGGGATTCCTTACGAGCTGGGACTGATCAAGAACCGCTATGTGGGCCGGACGTTTATCCAGCCGACCCAGGAACTGCGGGAACGGGGTGTGCATCTGAAGCTGTCGGCGGTGCGCAAGGTTGTCGAGGGGAAACGTGTCGTGATGATTGACGACTCTATCGTGCGGGGAACCACCAGCGGCAGGATCGTCAAGATGCTGCGGGAGGCGGGAGCGACCGAAGTGCATGTGCGGATCAGTTCGCCCCCGGTGATGAATCCCTGCTTCTACGGCATCGATACCTCTACGCGAGATGAACTGATCGCGGGGACAAAATCGGTAGAGGAAATCCGCCGCTTTATCTGCGCGGACTCCCTCTCATTTCTCTCAGTAGAAGGAATGTTGGAGGCGATCGGCCGCACAGATACAGCAGCCAATCGCGGACATTGTCTGGCTTGCTTCACCGGGAACTATCCGACGGAGACCGAGTACGAAGAAGCACTGCCGGCAGAAAAGTGTTGA
- the purS gene encoding phosphoribosylformylglycinamidine synthase subunit PurS, which yields MCKAIVYVTLRESVLDPQGQAVQGALHSLGFDEVKGVRIGKYLEVNLGTADKVQAEERVREMCEKLLANPVIEDYRYEIVEG from the coding sequence ATGTGTAAAGCAATCGTCTATGTCACACTACGCGAGAGTGTGCTCGATCCTCAAGGGCAGGCCGTACAAGGAGCCCTGCACTCGTTGGGATTTGATGAGGTAAAAGGGGTGCGAATCGGCAAGTATCTGGAAGTGAACCTTGGCACTGCTGACAAAGTACAGGCGGAAGAGCGCGTCCGGGAGATGTGCGAAAAACTGTTGGCCAATCCGGTGATCGAAGACTATCGCTACGAGATTGTGGAGGGATAA
- a CDS encoding VOC family protein codes for MALRLTPYLMMDGNAKEAIDFYQQALGAEVLFQQTFGEMPENSEYPLPEEAKERLSHAMVKIGESELMFSDIFPGQPFQAGNQVTICISTDDKEKTKQIYEALQQGGQVNMPLQETFFSPAYGIVTDKFGVTFQIYTEGKEQQ; via the coding sequence GTGGCATTGCGTTTGACTCCCTATCTCATGATGGACGGGAATGCGAAGGAAGCGATCGATTTTTACCAACAGGCGTTGGGGGCCGAAGTTCTCTTTCAACAAACGTTCGGAGAAATGCCGGAAAACTCTGAATACCCTTTGCCAGAAGAGGCCAAGGAACGTCTGTCCCACGCCATGGTCAAAATCGGCGAGTCGGAGCTGATGTTTTCTGATATCTTTCCAGGTCAGCCCTTTCAAGCAGGGAATCAGGTAACCATCTGCATCTCAACGGACGACAAGGAAAAAACAAAACAAATCTATGAAGCCCTGCAGCAAGGCGGCCAAGTGAACATGCCGCTGCAGGAAACGTTTTTCAGCCCTGCCTATGGTATTGTCACGGACAAGTTCGGTGTAACCTTCCAGATCTATACCGAAGGCAAGGAGCAACAGTAA
- the purD gene encoding phosphoribosylamine--glycine ligase: MNVLVVGSGGREHAIAWKLAQSPKVEKVFCAPGNGGTQEVAQNVPIPADDFAALVQFVKDEGIDLTVVGPEAPLLDGIVDFFMQRGLTIFGPTAMAAKIEGSKSFAKCLMKRHGVPTAAYESFIDYQSALAYVREQGAPIVIKADGLAAGKGVIVARTLQEAEQALFQIMQVGEFGQAGSRVVVEEYMEGEELTLLSFVDGETVKPMITVQDHKAAYDGDKGPNTGGMGTYAPVPHVSQELVEQIVETIIVPAAKGMVRDGMPFRGILYTGLMLTADGPKVVEFNARFGDPEAQVVLPLLETDLLDILLAAVNGELDSVDVKWKQESAVCVVMASAGYPGDYEKGIAITGLEQAAARTIVFHAGTKRTEEGLVTSGGRVLGVTGIGSSLPAAREAAYSGVEQIRFAGAHYRTDIGEKALRRQV; the protein is encoded by the coding sequence ATGAACGTACTGGTTGTTGGGAGCGGTGGGCGAGAACACGCCATTGCCTGGAAGCTGGCGCAAAGTCCCAAGGTGGAGAAGGTGTTTTGTGCCCCAGGCAACGGCGGCACACAGGAAGTGGCCCAAAACGTACCGATTCCCGCAGACGATTTTGCAGCCCTGGTTCAATTCGTCAAGGACGAAGGGATCGATCTGACGGTAGTAGGACCGGAGGCACCGCTGCTTGACGGCATCGTCGATTTCTTTATGCAGCGCGGCCTTACGATCTTCGGACCCACGGCCATGGCGGCCAAGATTGAGGGCAGCAAATCATTTGCCAAGTGTTTGATGAAGCGGCACGGTGTGCCAACTGCCGCCTATGAATCATTTATCGACTATCAGTCTGCGCTGGCTTACGTGCGTGAGCAGGGAGCGCCGATCGTGATCAAGGCTGATGGACTGGCAGCCGGAAAAGGTGTAATCGTCGCCCGTACACTGCAAGAAGCGGAGCAAGCTTTGTTCCAGATCATGCAGGTTGGTGAATTCGGACAGGCTGGCAGCCGGGTCGTGGTGGAAGAATACATGGAAGGCGAAGAATTGACCCTGCTCTCCTTTGTTGACGGGGAGACGGTCAAACCGATGATCACGGTACAGGACCACAAAGCCGCCTATGACGGTGACAAAGGGCCCAATACAGGTGGGATGGGCACATACGCGCCAGTCCCCCATGTATCTCAGGAACTGGTTGAACAAATCGTAGAGACAATCATCGTCCCTGCGGCCAAAGGAATGGTTCGTGACGGCATGCCCTTCCGCGGAATTCTCTACACGGGATTGATGCTGACCGCTGACGGGCCAAAAGTGGTGGAATTTAATGCCCGCTTCGGCGATCCAGAAGCGCAGGTAGTGCTGCCACTGCTGGAAACCGACCTGCTGGACATCCTGCTCGCTGCGGTAAACGGTGAGTTGGATTCGGTTGACGTCAAGTGGAAACAAGAGAGCGCGGTATGTGTCGTGATGGCATCAGCCGGGTATCCGGGCGACTATGAGAAAGGCATTGCGATTACCGGACTTGAGCAGGCGGCAGCCCGGACAATCGTCTTTCACGCCGGAACCAAGCGAACAGAAGAGGGACTTGTTACCAGTGGCGGACGTGTACTCGGTGTGACGGGGATCGGCAGCAGTTTGCCTGCTGCTAGGGAAGCTGCCTACAGCGGAGTAGAGCAGATCAGGTTTGCCGGTGCCCACTACCGTACCGATATCGGAGAAAAGGCGCTGCGCCGCCAAGTCTAG
- a CDS encoding EYxxD motif small membrane protein yields the protein MSVIGPPLYEWFSHNLFVAALIIGAVVAMIVFAVNTARRKGRYRYK from the coding sequence ATGAGTGTCATTGGCCCGCCGCTGTACGAGTGGTTTTCGCACAACCTGTTTGTGGCCGCGCTGATCATCGGGGCAGTGGTGGCAATGATCGTCTTTGCAGTCAATACGGCAAGAAGAAAAGGAAGGTACCGCTACAAATAA
- the purM gene encoding phosphoribosylformylglycinamidine cyclo-ligase: protein MTDPYKQAGVDIEAGNQAVERMKKHVQRTFRPEVLTDLGGFGALFRLNAKQYENPVLVSGTDGVGTKLKLAFAMDRHDTIGVDAVAMCVNDIVVQGAEPLFFLDYLACDQVIPEKMEAIVKGIADGCQQAGCSLIGGETAEMPGMYSAGEYDIAGFAVGVVDEPNLIDGRSIEPGDVLIGIAASGLHSNGYSLVRKVFLQDRGMSLSDHVDELGKTLGEELLTPTKIYVKPILSLLQKYTIKGMAHITGGGFTENIPRVLPDGVQAEIDYGSWPVLPIFSLLEQAGGIERAAMFRTFNMGIGMVLVVRNEDAVAIVQELERQGEKAYLIGRISAGEPQVTYGGVAW, encoded by the coding sequence ATGACAGACCCGTATAAACAGGCAGGCGTCGACATTGAGGCGGGCAATCAGGCCGTTGAACGGATGAAAAAGCATGTCCAGCGCACCTTTCGTCCGGAGGTGTTGACAGACCTGGGCGGCTTCGGCGCCCTGTTTCGGTTGAATGCCAAACAGTACGAGAACCCGGTGCTGGTCTCCGGCACAGACGGGGTGGGCACCAAGCTGAAGCTCGCTTTTGCCATGGATCGTCATGATACGATCGGCGTTGATGCGGTGGCAATGTGCGTCAACGACATCGTCGTGCAGGGAGCGGAGCCGCTCTTTTTCCTGGATTACCTGGCCTGTGATCAAGTGATCCCCGAAAAAATGGAAGCGATTGTAAAAGGGATCGCCGACGGATGCCAGCAGGCAGGTTGTTCGCTGATTGGCGGGGAGACAGCGGAGATGCCGGGGATGTACAGCGCTGGTGAATACGATATCGCCGGCTTTGCGGTAGGTGTGGTGGATGAACCAAACTTGATCGACGGCCGGTCGATCGAGCCGGGCGATGTGCTGATTGGCATCGCAGCGAGCGGTTTGCACAGCAACGGGTACTCTCTGGTCCGCAAGGTATTTCTGCAGGATCGCGGGATGTCGCTGTCTGACCATGTGGACGAACTGGGTAAAACATTGGGAGAAGAGTTGCTTACCCCGACCAAGATTTACGTCAAACCGATTCTTTCCCTTTTGCAGAAGTACACCATCAAAGGGATGGCCCACATTACCGGCGGCGGCTTTACGGAGAACATCCCCCGCGTACTGCCGGATGGTGTACAAGCGGAGATCGACTACGGCTCGTGGCCTGTGCTGCCGATCTTTTCCCTGCTGGAGCAAGCGGGCGGCATCGAGCGGGCCGCCATGTTCCGCACGTTTAACATGGGGATCGGGATGGTGCTGGTCGTCCGCAACGAAGATGCTGTGGCCATCGTGCAAGAGCTGGAGCGGCAGGGGGAAAAGGCATATCTGATCGGACGAATCTCTGCCGGTGAGCCGCAAGTGACCTATGGAGGAGTGGCCTGGTGA
- the purL gene encoding phosphoribosylformylglycinamidine synthase subunit PurL: MPQLTHKEPTPEVIAEQRLYAEIGLTDEEYERVVTLLGRQPNWTETGLYSVMWSEHCSYKNSKPVLRRFPTKGPRVLQGPGEGAGIVDIGDNQAVVFKIESHNHPSAIEPYQGAATGVGGIIRDVFSMGARPVALLNSLRFGELDKPRVQYLFEHVVAGIAGYGNCIGIPTVGGEVNFDPTYEGNPLVNAMCVGLIDHDKIQKGVAKGIGNPVIYVGASTGRDGIHGATFASEELNEESEKKRPAVQVGDPFMEKLLLEACLELIDSGAVVGIQDMGAAGLTSSSAEMASKAGNGIELNLDLVPQREAGMSAYEMMLSESQERMLVVVEKGREAEVKAIFDKWGLYSAVVGRVTDDGKLRLIHHGETVADVPVDSLAEDAPVYHKPSSVPAYYEAYANIDTTDLPQPDDLNKVLKQVLAQPTVASKQWVYEQYDHIVRANTAVRPGSDAAVVVVRGTRKALAMSTDCNGRYVYLDPEVGGAIAVAEAARNVVCSGAEPLAITDCLNFGSPEKPEVFWQFEKAVDGMSAACTALSAPVIGGNVSFYNERSGGAIYPTPIVGMVGLIADVDHITTQDFKAEGDVILLLGETYGELGGSEYQKLIRKEIAGRPPMLDLQKEAVVQKLVLQLIRDGLVRSAHDLSEGGLGVAVAESCFANGIGAVLNWETTLRPDVALFSESQSRILLSVSADVAAQVKQRAQQEGVACTEIGTTGGDRLVVSINGNEAVNAPLDELKAAWKDAIPCLIG, encoded by the coding sequence GTGCCGCAACTCACGCATAAAGAACCGACTCCGGAGGTAATCGCCGAACAACGTCTCTATGCCGAGATTGGCCTGACCGATGAGGAGTACGAGCGCGTCGTGACGCTGCTTGGCCGCCAGCCCAACTGGACGGAGACCGGCCTGTACAGCGTGATGTGGTCGGAGCACTGCTCCTATAAAAACTCCAAACCTGTGCTGCGCCGCTTTCCGACCAAAGGACCGCGCGTGCTGCAGGGACCAGGCGAAGGAGCAGGAATTGTCGATATCGGCGACAATCAGGCCGTTGTGTTTAAGATCGAAAGTCATAACCATCCGTCTGCGATTGAACCGTACCAAGGGGCTGCCACCGGTGTCGGCGGGATCATCCGCGACGTCTTTTCCATGGGGGCGCGTCCTGTGGCGCTGCTTAACTCGCTACGTTTTGGCGAACTGGATAAACCGCGCGTCCAGTATCTGTTTGAACACGTTGTCGCCGGGATTGCGGGATACGGCAACTGCATCGGCATCCCGACCGTTGGCGGCGAAGTAAACTTTGACCCCACCTACGAGGGGAATCCGCTGGTGAACGCGATGTGTGTCGGTCTGATTGACCACGACAAGATCCAAAAAGGAGTAGCCAAAGGGATCGGCAACCCGGTCATCTACGTCGGGGCCAGTACCGGTCGTGACGGGATTCACGGAGCCACTTTTGCTTCCGAAGAATTAAATGAAGAGTCAGAGAAAAAACGGCCTGCCGTGCAGGTGGGTGACCCGTTTATGGAAAAACTGTTGTTAGAAGCCTGCCTGGAGTTGATCGACTCCGGAGCGGTGGTCGGCATCCAGGATATGGGGGCCGCCGGTCTCACCTCCTCCAGCGCAGAGATGGCTTCCAAAGCGGGGAACGGCATCGAGCTGAACCTCGACCTGGTGCCGCAGCGCGAAGCAGGCATGTCCGCCTACGAGATGATGCTCTCTGAATCACAGGAACGGATGCTGGTCGTCGTGGAAAAAGGACGGGAAGCAGAGGTAAAAGCGATTTTTGACAAGTGGGGGCTGTATTCCGCTGTAGTCGGACGGGTGACGGACGACGGGAAACTGCGTCTGATCCATCACGGTGAAACGGTGGCAGACGTACCGGTCGACAGTCTGGCCGAGGACGCGCCAGTCTACCACAAACCATCCAGCGTGCCCGCTTATTACGAAGCGTATGCGAACATCGATACGACAGATCTGCCGCAGCCGGACGATCTCAACAAGGTACTGAAACAGGTACTGGCGCAGCCGACCGTGGCCAGCAAGCAGTGGGTCTACGAACAGTACGATCATATTGTACGGGCCAACACCGCAGTCAGACCGGGCTCGGATGCAGCTGTGGTGGTGGTGCGCGGTACCCGCAAGGCATTGGCGATGAGCACCGACTGCAACGGTCGCTATGTCTATCTCGATCCGGAAGTGGGCGGCGCGATTGCGGTGGCGGAAGCGGCGCGCAACGTGGTCTGCTCGGGGGCGGAACCACTCGCGATTACCGACTGTCTCAACTTTGGCAGCCCGGAGAAGCCGGAGGTATTCTGGCAGTTTGAGAAAGCTGTTGACGGTATGAGTGCCGCCTGCACCGCGCTGAGCGCTCCGGTCATCGGCGGAAACGTATCGTTTTATAATGAACGCAGCGGTGGGGCCATCTATCCGACACCAATCGTCGGGATGGTTGGGCTGATCGCCGATGTGGATCATATCACCACCCAAGATTTCAAAGCGGAAGGCGACGTGATTCTCCTCTTGGGCGAGACGTACGGCGAACTGGGCGGCAGCGAGTATCAAAAACTGATTCGCAAAGAGATCGCCGGTCGACCGCCTATGTTGGACCTGCAAAAAGAAGCGGTTGTGCAGAAGCTGGTGCTCCAGTTGATCCGGGACGGACTGGTTCGATCGGCGCACGACCTGTCCGAAGGCGGCTTGGGCGTTGCCGTGGCCGAGAGCTGCTTTGCGAACGGGATCGGTGCCGTGCTGAACTGGGAAACGACGCTTCGTCCGGATGTTGCGCTGTTTAGCGAGTCACAGTCGCGTATTCTGCTCAGTGTATCTGCCGATGTTGCGGCGCAAGTGAAACAGCGGGCCCAGCAGGAAGGCGTGGCATGCACGGAGATCGGCACGACGGGCGGCGATCGGCTGGTGGTTAGCATCAATGGCAACGAGGCGGTGAATGCTCCGCTCGACGAGTTGAAAGCAGCTTGGAAGGATGCGATTCCATGTTTGATCGGCTAA
- the purQ gene encoding phosphoribosylformylglycinamidine synthase subunit PurQ: MRAAVVVFPGSNADVDMFQAVEDVLQVPVSYVWHGETDLSAYDVILLPGGFSYGDYLRSGAVARFSPVMEEVIKAAKAGKLVMGVCNGFQILLEAGLLPGAMLRNRSLKFRCTMSRLRVENHQTPFTCEYGNQEVIEIPIAHGEGNYFCDEATLTKLRENNQIVFRYEGENPNGSIDDIAGICNEQGNVLGMMPHPERAVHDWMGSADGQRIFRSILTTWRERHRAATHA, translated from the coding sequence ATGAGAGCAGCAGTGGTCGTGTTTCCCGGGTCCAACGCCGATGTCGATATGTTCCAAGCGGTTGAAGATGTGCTGCAGGTGCCGGTGAGCTATGTCTGGCACGGTGAGACCGATCTGTCCGCCTATGACGTGATTTTGCTGCCTGGCGGGTTTTCCTACGGCGACTACCTTCGCTCCGGCGCTGTTGCCCGCTTTTCGCCGGTGATGGAGGAAGTGATCAAAGCAGCGAAGGCAGGCAAACTGGTGATGGGTGTCTGCAACGGGTTCCAAATCTTGTTGGAAGCAGGATTGCTCCCCGGTGCGATGCTGCGCAACCGTTCGCTCAAGTTCCGCTGCACGATGTCCAGACTGCGTGTGGAGAACCACCAGACTCCGTTTACCTGTGAGTACGGCAACCAGGAAGTGATTGAGATCCCGATCGCTCACGGGGAAGGCAACTACTTTTGCGACGAAGCGACCTTGACCAAGCTGAGGGAAAACAATCAGATCGTGTTCCGCTACGAGGGGGAAAATCCGAACGGATCGATTGACGATATTGCCGGCATTTGCAACGAGCAAGGCAATGTGTTGGGCATGATGCCGCATCCGGAACGCGCCGTACATGACTGGATGGGCTCAGCCGACGGTCAGCGGATCTTCCGCTCGATACTAACGACATGGAGGGAACGTCATCGTGCCGCAACTCACGCATAA